In Lodderomyces elongisporus chromosome 1, complete sequence, the DNA window TCAGATACTATCCAAACTTTTGGTTTTtaaattaatttttgttgcgCAAATACTAAAACACTAAACTGCAGCAAATTCTCAAATTTATCGAAGTTATCGAATCTATCGAATTTTCAGAATCTCAAATTTGCAGATTTAGAAACTCCTTTTATGGAACACCAGTCTTCTTGATCCAGTTACACATTCTATCACATCATTATTACATTTATGTCGTCCCTCAAAAGCTTTCTCAAGCAAGCAAAGGGGGCATTGGAGCAGAACGATCCGGAGGAGGCTCTAGAGTATGCTAACGAAGCGCTAAAAATAGATTCAAAGTCATATTATGCATATGTTTTCCAAGGAAAAGCTTATCAATTGATAGGGGACTTGGCCAAGGCGATGCAATCTTTTCGAAAAGCAACGCAgattgaagaaacaaacgTGTTAGCTTGGAAAGGATGTTTACAGTTGAGCAAGAGTTCAGATGACTATGAAACATTTTTTAATGTTTTAACTTCGCTTTGTAAGATATATATCGATCAAGGGATCTCCATAGCTGATCTCTTGCAAACACTTAGAGAGTACTTGGATGCTCACAAGGTTAAGGATAATGATCAACTATTTGAGTTTTATTTAAGGTCGATATTGCCTGGAACTAAGCTAGGAGATCTTATAGGCACCTCGATTGAAAATCCTGATTTCACATACAAGAAATTATTGgatttcaaacaaaaacagattGAGAAGGATGTGGTTGCGCAAGTGTCTAAAGAACGTGTAAAGTTTGGAAAGACTCTATCGTTGGACCAAAAAGCCAAACTTGATGCCTTTGCGTGGTCAATTTACAATAAAGCAGATTTGCTTGAATTATACGATGCATTTTTAAACATTTGCGATGACGATGGATTGAGGCAGAAgtacaaagaaaagtgttTAAAGTTCAAGTACGAGCTTTTAAAAGTGTCACCAGAAAAGCAGACTTTGATACTGGATATCAGACAGAGTGTAGAGGATATGATTTTACTCAAGACAAAGAgtcttttttgttggaaTCTTTACTTTGACTGGATGGATATCGCATCTTTGGATATGTTGGACGAAGAGTTTGTAATTGAGTATTTACAATTGTTTCAAAACGAAAGCTTGGGTCCGGTTCTATTTGCATTTGTGATGAGTGACATTTCGCCCttcaacaaagaaaaaattataaaagaGCTCAGTTTTCCTGGTGGagaacagaaaagaaacccATCTGTTATATCAAAAACAATGCCAGAACTGAGTGAAATTAAGGAGCTAgtggatgatgatgaaaatgacgATAATAATGACTTCAGCTCCTTATATATGCCGCAGGATGAGGTGATTGACCTTATGCTTACTGGGTATTCAAAGGCAAAAGAATCTGTACTTGCGAATAGGATTTTGatacatttttttatccATCTTCGTGAGTATAATACCGCATCAGAAAGGTGTCGTGATGGAATCAGGCTTCTAGCAGAAATGCAAAGGACATTTGGTTTAGACTTGCCAAAAACCAAGATTGATTTCTTGTGCTCTTTAGCTGTCGTTTACACGTACCATGAAGCACCAAAGAATTTTAGTCGAGCTCTTCAATTGTACGATAAGATTTTGGAATCTGACTCGACAAATGTTGAAGCCAAAGTTGGTAAAGGTTTGATCTGCGTCGAAAGAGGGGCACTAACCGAAGCACGCACGATTCTTGAGTCTGTAGTGGAGGAGCACCCGGATAACTTGGAGGCTAAATCTGAGTATTGTTGGTGTCTTGTGAAGTTGGGCCAAACTGAAAAGGGACGATCTGGTCTACAAAAGTTTATTGAGAGTGTGGTTGGAGGAGACTTGCATAGTCGAGAAGTGCGAGCAATTGCAAACTGGAGAATAGCACAAAGCTATATGGCGGAAAAGCAAGTGCAAGAATGTTATAAGCATTTGATCCTTTCACTAAAGGACAACGATGCGTATGCTCCTTCATATACGCTTCTTGGTATTTTGTTTGCCGAGAGCTTTAATGATGTAAAGCGAGCTCAAAAGTGCTTTTACAAAGCTTTCGATTTGGATCCCAACGAAATTGAGGCCGCAAGATACCTTGTGAAACATGCTACTGCTGAAAATGAATGGGATGTGGCGCAAGTGCTTGCAAAGCGAGTGGTGACAAGTGAACATTCCAGAAGATTGATTATGCGAGGAGGTATCCCAGATGCTGCATGGCCGTACAGGGTGCTAGGCAGTGGAGCCTTGAATGATCAAGATGACGCTAAAGCTGTTGAGTGGTTCCAAAACGCTCTTCGGATAGATTCTAATGACTTTGCGAGCTGGGTTGGGCTAGGAGAAGCATATTCAAATTGTGGCCGACTCGAGGCAGCTAGCAAAGTCTTTAGACATGCCCTAACCATTGATAACGGGGACTCGTGGACTGTGAAATATATGTTGGGCCATGTGTTGTGCGAAATGAAAGAGTTTAACGAAGGTTTAAGTTTTCTTTATGCTGCTTTGGAATCACAACCAAATGAAGAGTGTATCCTAAGTGCCATCTACGAGGCCAATATTGAGAATGCCGAAAAGTTTCTACAACTCGGCTTTACTGGCCGTGCAATCAACGCTGTTTTGAAATCTTTGGGTTTTGTAAAGCAATCGTTAGCTTTAAACAAAGCTTCACAAAAAGCTTGGAAGCGTCTTGGAGATATCTTACGGGTACTTTCCATTGCTCAAGAGTATATTCAAGCGGAGCCATTGATTCAAGTTTTGcagattttcaaaaattgcGGATGGGACAATGATGCTACCTTGCTGGAAAAGTATCTTGTTTCCATTGAAGATATTTGCACTGCCATTGGTGTTTCTTCTAATGGTATTAGTACTAGTATTGCTACCACTACTGATACTAGTACTAACTCGAAAGAAAAGGTACAAGCAATAAGAAAGCTTGTAGTTTTGGCTGCCGCAGCGGGCCTTGAGCACCTACCATTGAAAGCTAACCGTGCTATGAAAGCAACAGCACTTTACAATTTAGGATTAGCATATTTGGAGTCTTTTCAACATAACAAAATTGAGAAACACCGCGAAGCTTCTATCAAGCACTTGAAGCATGCGATAAAGATTGAGTCCAACAATGCAAGCTTTTGGATTGCTTTAGGGAATGTGTATAGCTTTACAGAGCCTCTCATTGCTCAGCATTGCTACATAAAAGGTATGTCCCTTGAGGTGAAAGATGCAGGTATTTGGGTTAACCTTGCAGTTCTTTATCTCAAACATGGAGACTATCAGCTTGCACAAGAGACTTTTATGCGAGCACAATCGGTTACTCCGCAAGATTCTCAACCTTGGCTAGGAAACGCCATGATAGAAGAGCTTTCAGGTGATTTGAACAAGGCTCAAGCGCAGTATACCCACGCATTTACGGTGTCAAAAGGACGTTCAGCAGTAGCACAACTCTTGTATGCAATGTCCGTTActtcaaaagcaaaaacttCAATTAATCCAAAGGATATCGAAACTGCTCAAGAATTGAGTATAAGCAACCAAGCAATGCATCAGTACCTCAAGCTTTACCCTGAGGAGTTAAGGGCTTTGAGAGTCGGTGTTGAGAGTGCAGAGCGGTGTAAAGATTATGATTCGGCTTTGGAGATGTGCCAAAAGCTTTGTAGCTTATATGAGTCCATGTATGAGGAAACCGAAGACTCTGATGTTCTTGAGCACTATTTAATCGGTAAGTGTCAAATGGCCAGAATCAGTTTGGGTCTTCAGGAATATGATAAAgttattgatattgttCAAGAGGTTGAGCAATTTGAGTCAAAGTCACTTGTGGTGGAAGCAAATATAAGGATCTGTTTAGGTCTTGCATACTACTTTACAGGGAAGTTTGAGGATGCAGTTCTGCAACTAAGAGTGCTTGTGGACTCCCATGCACAATCCTCAGAAATAATTTCATTAGTAGCGCAGATGTTGTATGCACATGATTCTCCACAGAGCAAACAAGCCGCTGTTGATCAGCTATTTGCACATATAGAGGAGTATGGATCTTCGTCTCTACTTGTGGTGCTTTTAGGCGCCATTTCAGTAGTGGAAAATTTAGAGGAATACTTTGAAGCTATCAAAGAAGAGTTATCAAACTTGAGCTTAGCCGAGGTTGTTGCTGATACACGTCGTGATATACCACGTATTTTAGAGGAGATTAGTGTACGGGAAGGAGACAAGTCTTATAATGAAGCGTGGCTCAGATCTGCCTTCTTATTTCCCTCGAGTTATCAAATATGGAGAAATATAGATAGTGGAATCGCAAAGAAGATTGTTGATTTGGGTGATAGTAAGATTACCGCGGATGAGTATGCTGAGGCTA includes these proteins:
- the SKI3 gene encoding Superkiller protein 3 (BUSCO:EOG09260779), producing MSSLKSFLKQAKGALEQNDPEEALEYANEALKIDSKSYYAYVFQGKAYQLIGDLAKAMQSFRKATQIEETNVLAWKGCLQLSKSSDDYETFFNVLTSLCKIYIDQGISIADLLQTLREYLDAHKVKDNDQLFEFYLRSILPGTKLGDLIGTSIENPDFTYKKLLDFKQKQIEKDVVAQVSKERVKFGKTLSLDQKAKLDAFAWSIYNKADLLELYDAFLNICDDDGLRQKYKEKCLKFKYELLKVSPEKQTLISDIRQSVEDMILLKTKSLFCWNLYFDWMDIASLDMLDEEFVIEYLQLFQNESLGPVLFAFVMSDISPFNKEKIIKELSFPGGEQKRNPSVISKTMPESSEIKELVDDDENDDNNDFSSLYMPQDEVIDLMLTGYSKAKESVLANRILIHFFIHLREYNTASERCRDGIRLLAEMQRTFGLDLPKTKIDFLCSLAVVYTYHEAPKNFSRALQLYDKILESDSTNVEAKVGKGLICVERGALTEARTILESVVEEHPDNLEAKSEYCWCLVKLGQTEKGRSGLQKFIESVVGGDLHSREVRAIANWRIAQSYMAEKQVQECYKHLILSLKDNDAYAPSYTLLGILFAESFNDVKRAQKCFYKAFDLDPNEIEAARYLVKHATAENEWDVAQVLAKRVVTSEHSRRLIMRGGIPDAAWPYRVLGSGALNDQDDAKAVEWFQNALRIDSNDFASWVGLGEAYSNCGRLEAASKVFRHALTIDNGDSWTVKYMLGHVLCEMKEFNEGLSFLYAALESQPNEECILSAIYEANIENAEKFLQLGFTGRAINAVLKSLGFVKQSLALNKASQKAWKRLGDILRVLSIAQEYIQAEPLIQVLQIFKNCGWDNDATLSEKYLVSIEDICTAIGVSSNGISTSIATTTDTSTNSKEKVQAIRKLVVLAAAAGLEHLPLKANRAMKATALYNLGLAYLESFQHNKIEKHREASIKHLKHAIKIESNNASFWIALGNVYSFTEPLIAQHCYIKGMSLEVKDAGIWVNLAVLYLKHGDYQLAQETFMRAQSVTPQDSQPWLGNAMIEELSGDLNKAQAQYTHAFTVSKGRSAVAQLLYAMSVTSKAKTSINPKDIETAQELSISNQAMHQYLKLYPEELRALRVGVESAERCKDYDSALEMCQKLCSLYESMYEETEDSDVLEHYLIGKCQMARISLGLQEYDKVIDIVQEVEQFESKSLVVEANIRICLGLAYYFTGKFEDAVSQLRVLVDSHAQSSEIISLVAQMLYAHDSPQSKQAAVDQLFAHIEEYGSSSLLVVLLGAISVVENLEEYFEAIKEELSNLSLAEVVADTRRDIPRILEEISVREGDKSYNEAWLRSAFLFPSSYQIWRNIDSGIAKKIVDLGDSKITADEYAEAMKKGGTVRDVQRSLMLNPCDIEAMQQLTSSLLA